The following proteins come from a genomic window of Rissa tridactyla isolate bRisTri1 chromosome 25, bRisTri1.patW.cur.20221130, whole genome shotgun sequence:
- the LOC128901398 gene encoding olfactory receptor 14J1-like: LHYGTLLGSRACVHMAAAAWGTGFLNALLHTASTFSLPLCQGNAVDQFFCEIPQILKLSCSDAYLREAGLLILSCFSAFVCFVFIVLSYVQIFRVVLRIPSEQGRHKAFSTCLPHLAVVSLFVSTGIFAYLKPPSISFPSLDLVITVLYSVVPPVSCTL, encoded by the exons ctgcactacgggaccctcctgggcagcagagcttgtgtccacatggcagcagctgcctggggcactgggtttctcaatgctctcctgcacacggccagtacattttccctacccctctgccagggcaatgctgtggaccagttcttctgtgaaatcccccagatcctcaagctctcctgctcagatgcctacctcagggaagctgggcttctcatATTAAGTTGCTTTTcagcttttgtgtgttttgtgttcatcgtgctgtcctatgtgcagatcttcagggtcgtgctgaggatcccctctgagcagggacggcacaaagccttttccacgtgcctccctcacctggccgtggtctccctgtttgtcagcacaggcatttttgcttacctgaagcccccctccatctctttcccatccctggatctggtgatcacagtgctgtactcagtggtgcctcca GTCTCGTGTACCTTGTGA